A region of Liolophura sinensis isolate JHLJ2023 chromosome 8, CUHK_Ljap_v2, whole genome shotgun sequence DNA encodes the following proteins:
- the LOC135472625 gene encoding spatacsin-like → MLLAKSALTARPLQAADTEEGVGTDSQREHSEWADMDSNDVIEKGVISNSMLTVQQYLSQRGHRQKAGHSAFIHASLQRTLKYLHNQEIESAKQLLSSLGFSVAGKLWEFVLFSRDVRQRDFTLRELKKLTALTTEQSSVLEFYNLLSEAYTELHGKEMAEIQTAKDSRLWEKTADVSECLPDSPSRILRVGSGETRRGSPADHVLFDWLLHWNFQRRQRILLDASGKDISLTDFDSTVLWDYFLSHCNRKVLQDWLEFSFLGDSVRHDQMQTLPPLAADIIEDMDNCPDYLRQILQDQCARYGVFSKADLECFPLFLSQLVRVGSVMRTPHPLQDSAYLSLSHFHPAFLKYCCTENLPSLMWTTWTITALILP, encoded by the exons ATGCTGCTGGCTAAGTCTGCTCTGACTGCCCGGCCATTACAGGCCGCAGACACTGAGGAGGGGGTGGGGACAGACTCCCAGAGGGAACACTCAGAATGGGCCGACATGGACTCTAAC GATGTGATTGAGAAAGGGGTCATCTCGAACAGTATGCTGACGGTTCAGCAGTATCTATCGCAGCGTGGTCACAGACAAAAGGCTGGACACTCTGCTTTTATCCATGCATCTTTGCAACGAACCTTAAAATACCTGCACAATCAGGAGATAGAGTCTGCAAAACAGTTGCTATCTTCCCTG GGATTTAGTGTAGCCGGTAAGCTCTGGGAGTTTGTGTTGTTCTCTAGAGATGTCCGACAACGGGACTTCACTCTGAGAGAATTGAAGAAACTGACTGCTCTGACCACAGAGCAGTCTTCAGTACTGGAGTTCTacaatctgttgtctgaggCATATACTGAACTGCATGGTAAAGAGATGGCAGAAATACAAACAGCAAAAGATTCTAG ATTGTGGGAGAAGACAGCTGATGTGTCAGAATGTCTGCCTGACTCCCCAAGTCGTATCCTCAGGGTGGGGAGTGGGGAAACAAGGCGTGGCAGCCCAGCAGATCATGTTCTTTTTGATTGGCTCCTGCACTGGAATTTTCAAAGAAGGCAAAGAATTTTATTGGATGCATCTGGCAAAG ACATATCTCTGACAGATTTTGACAGCACTGTATTATGGGATTATTTCCTGTCACACTGCAACAGAAAGGTGCTTCAGGATTGGTTGGAATTCAGCTTTCTTGGAGATTCTGTGCGCCATGATCAGATGCAAACTCTTCCACCATTGGCTGCAGACATCATTGAGGACATGGATAACTGTCCAGATTATTTGAGGCAGATTTTACAAGATCAGTGTGCCAG GTACGGTGTATTCAGCAAGGCTGACTTGGAGTGTTTTCCTCTGTTTCTGTCGCAACTGGTTAGGGTAGGATCAGTGATGAGAACTCCCCATCCCCTCCAGGACAGCGCTTATCTCAGCCTGTCCCACTTCCACCCAGCCTTCCTCAAGTACTGCTGCACAGAGAACCTCCCCTCCCTCATGTGGACTACCTGGACTATTACCG CCTTGATCCTTCCTTAG